In Ammospiza caudacuta isolate bAmmCau1 chromosome 2, bAmmCau1.pri, whole genome shotgun sequence, a genomic segment contains:
- the MTNR1B gene encoding melatonin receptor type 1B has translation MLENGSLRNCCDPGGRGRLGLAEREAAAAGAPRPAWVVPVLSSVLIFTTVVDILGNLLVILSVFKNRKLRNSGNAFVVSLALADLVVALYPYPLVLLAIFRNGWTLGETHCKVSGFVMGLSVIGSIFNITAIAINRYCYICHSFAYDKVYSCWNTMLYVSLVWILTVIATVPNFFVGSLKYDPRIYSCTFVQTASSYYTIAVVVIHFIVPITIVSFCYLRIWVLVLQVRRRVKSETKPRLKPSDFRNFLTMFVVFVIFAFCWAPLNFIGLAVAIDPTEMAPKVPEWLFIISYLMAYFNSCLNAIIYGLLNQNFRNEYKRILMSLWMPRLFFQDTSKGGTDGQKSKPSPALNNNNQMKTETL, from the exons ATGCTGGAGAACGGCTCCCTGAGGAACTGCTGTGACCCGGGCGGGCGCGGCCGCCTGGGCTTGGCGGAacgggaggcggcggcggcgggcgcccCGCGGCCCGCCTGGGTGGTGCCGGTGCTGTCCAGCGTGCTGATCTTCACCACCGTGGTGGACATCCTGGGCAACCTCCTGGTCATCCTCTCCGTCTTCAAGAACCGCAAGCTTCGGAACTCAG gtAACGCATTTGTGGTGAGCCTAGCTTTGGCTGATCTGGTGGTGGCCTTGTATCCATACCCGCTGGTGCTCTTAGCTATTTTCCGCAATGGATGGACACTGGGTGAAACGCACTGTAAAGTCAGTGGCTTTGTGATGGGACTAAGTGTAATAGGCTCTATTTTCAACATCACTGCAATTGCAATAAACAGATATTGCTACATATGTCATAGTTTTGCCTATGACAAAGTGTACAGCTGTTGGAATACAATGTTGTACGTCTCCTTAGTCTGGATATTAACAGTAATTGCAACTGTGCCAAATTTTTTTGTTGGCTCTTTGAAGTATGATCCACGCATCTATTCATGCACGTTTGTCCAAACTGCAAGCTCCTACTACACAATAGCTGTGGTGGTCATTCACTTCATCGTCCCTATCACCATTGTCAGCTTCTGCTACCTTCGAATTTGGGTTTTAGTGCTTCAAGTTCGAAGACGAGTCAAGTCAGAAACAAAGCCAAGATTGAAGCCAAGTGACTTCAGAAACTTTCTTACcatgtttgttgtttttgtgatttttgccttttgctGGGCACCTCTAAACTTCATTGGACTGGCTGTAGCCATTGATCCTACGGAAATGGCACCAAAAGTTCCTGAATGGCTATTCATTATAAGTTACTTAATGGCCTATTTCAACAGCTGCCTTAATGCAATAATATATGGTCTTCTTAATCAGAATTTTCGGAATGAATATAAGCGAATTTTAATGTCACTGTGGATGCCAAGGCTTTTCTTCCAGGACACATCCAAAGGAGGAACTGATGGCCAGAAGAGCAAGCCTTCTCCGGCTTTAAACAACAATAACCAAATGAAAACTGAAACCTTGTAA